A stretch of Monomorium pharaonis isolate MP-MQ-018 chromosome 7, ASM1337386v2, whole genome shotgun sequence DNA encodes these proteins:
- the LOC118646538 gene encoding protein enabled homolog, whose product MTTTTTTTEAAVARKRRRRRKRRRCRRRRRRCRRRRSKDESRTSVFEARHKEDRRRLMERSSGADEREADGRAGGERGETYPGVEAEGRAINSQNGEGYSRGWPHISPPAFPTSPAVTAATITNRPRASPASPRLAPPLPLPLPPPPPPPPRLVSPSPLHPPGTPPFLFSSPPVSAALGVDLPRYGDRAGESGGAPLASSMPSTSAFWGAPEHIYVDSSTSTEILN is encoded by the exons atgacgacgacgacgacgacgacggaagCGGCGGTAGCGAGGAAGAGACGAAGAAGACGAAAACGAAGACGatgccgacgacgacgacgacgatgccGACGCCGACGTAGCAAGGACGAATCGCGAACGTCGGTATTCGAGGCGCGGCACAAAGAGGATAGGAGAAGGTTGATGGAAAGGTCGAGCGGGGCAGACGAGAGAGAAGCGGACGGGCGGGCCGGGGGAGAGCGAGGGGAGACCTACCCGGGGGTCGAGGCGGAGGGTCGCGCGATTAATTCGCAGAACGGCGAAGGATATTCCCGCGGCTGGCCCCATATAAGCCCTCCTGCCTTCCCCACGTCCCCTGCCGTCACCGCCGCCACCATCACCAACCGCCCCCGCGCTTCTCCCGCTTCGCCTCGCCTCGCTCCACCGCTGCCgctgccgctgccgccgccgccgccgccgccgccgcggctCGTATCCCCCTCGCCGCTTCACCCCCCTGGCACGCCACCGTTTCTCTTCTCATCTCCACCGGTGTCCGCGGCATTAGGCGTCGATCTACCGAGATACGGAGATCGAGCCGGCGAGAGCGGTGGTGCGCCTCTGGCCTCGTCGATGCCAAGCACGTCTGCCTTTTGGGGCGCTCCCGAGCACATAT ATGTAGACAGTTCTACATCTACAGAGATActgaattaa